CCCTTCAAGCCCTTCGTCAAAAAGGGGAAGAGATCTACTCTCAAGTGTTTAGACGCACCGAAAATGATGATACCCCCTCTCCTCGCGCTGTCAGGCCAACTCCTGTTGCGCGCTCTGTTTTACCACAAGCGACACTGACGTCGTTGAATGCTTCTCATCAAGAAAGCGCACTTCAACAACGGGTAGAGCAACTCACCTCTGCTTGGGAAGAAGCTAAGGAGGATTATCAAGCAACAACAATGGAATGCAATGCTCTTCGGTCAGACATTGAATCCCTTAAAAGAACCATTCAATCATCGGAAGATTTATTTCCTTTATGTTCTGAACAAAATGAAATCATAGAAACGCTTCGAGCTCAGCTTGAAACGACACAATCTGAAGCTAGCACCCTCCAAAATCAAATTCAAAAACTCAATGCTCGCTTAGCTAGTGCGGCGCTTGCGCCTCAGAGCGATAACAGATCTGATGAAATGACAGGTGATGTAGAACGACTAAGAGAAGACCACAAAAAAATACAGCGTGAACTCGCTACCGTTGAAGAGCGTGAACAAGGCTTAAAAGATTTACTCCAAGAGCACACCGAACAGCTACAAACGAAAGAGATTCAGATTCAACACCTGACTGAAGAGCTCCAAGATGTTTCAAGCCAACTTCAACAGGCTCAAGAACACTTAACCGCCCAGCGCGCTGTTTTTTCTGATGATGATGCATTGTCAGAGCTTTCTGATCATTCCCCTGCTGAGATTGAAAGATTAGAAGAGCTGAAAGTGGCTTTAGAAACTGAAATTTCTGATTTACGCGCATTGAATTCGAGCCAGAATATTTTGATCACATCCCAACAATACACGGTTGATGCAAAGCAGACTCTAATCAACGATTTAAAGCAGCGCCTTGCTCAAATGCAACGCCAATTAGAGCGCAAAGAGGTAGCTTGTCAAGACGCTGAGCAGCGTTGTAAGGCAACGCCTCAAATCAAGGCACTATCATCCGAAATTGAATCCCTACAAGAAGCAAAAGAAGATTTAGAGGCTCAAATTATTGAGTTACGACAAGGATCTGAGCTTGAAATTGACTCTCTCAAGACCACTTATACAACCGCGCTAAATACGCTTGAACACTCATCTCAAGCGCAGAAAGATAAAATTCTTGAATTAAAGACCCAACTTGCTGAGATGAAACAGGATTTAGCTTTCAAAGAGCATGCCCTGCTCAAATCTGAGCGACAGCTTGAGGCCATTCAAGCAGAAATTCATCCCGTACTAGATGAGCTTAGACAAGTTGAAGAAGAGTTAAAATCTAAAGAAGCTCAGCTTGCATCGAATCGCAAAGACATGGCAGAACTGATTTCAGAACTCGAGGGTGTCGAAAAAACACTGCATGAGGCCCAAAACGAATTTGAATCCCGGTTAACGGCTCAAGAGGAGCTCGTTAACACATTAACAACTGAAAACGCAACATTAAAGGGACGTGTTGCCACTTTTGAAGACGGCGAAAGGAAGAACACCGAGGCGATATGGGGGGCATTACGCGCTCTGACAGAAGATCCAACTGAATGGGCTGAATCTAGATTAGGCGCCCCATCACCTCAACCCCGAACACCCGATCGGATCATTCCAAGATTGACAAAACAACTGGAAGAGATACAGGAGGAAAACCAAGCATTGAAAGATCAGCTTCGCAAAACTGAAGAAATGCTTAAAACCCCAAACTCCGATGAGGCTACGGCTGAGGATAAACTTTTTTTCCAAGATCAGATCGATCGCTATTCCAAAGTCAATGATACTGCATCTTCAGATGCGGCCCCAATAGCGACAAGAAATTTTAAAACCGTACCCGATTTTCATGATCCTAGCGCGCAACTTGAAATGAGCCGCAAAGATTTTGATCGCATTGTTAAAGGCCTTAAAACCGAAAGCGAAGCACTGCAACAACTCCTTAGGGATGCCATTGCTGCCCGTGCTCTCCCATCATCCTTGGATACAGGTACGGAAATTGGTTTTAAGTTGGCTATGGCAGGCTTGAGAGAACTCATTATTCCTCAAACAGCAGCGGGTCGCACGACAACTGCGGATGAAGAAATCATGGCAAGCCGGACCCGAATACGCCGAACTCAAGGGCTGATGAATTTTGCTAAGTTCATCTCAACAACCTCTCCAAAATTAAGCAGGCAATAACAACACTACTTAGATTCGGCTTCTGCTGACCCTGTTGCTTTCGCTTCTTGTGCCGGAGTAATGATATCCGTGACGGCTTGTTTGAGCACTTCAATCTTAGTTTCATCGCAGCTTGAAATCACGACCGTATCCGTATTGACTTTTGTGATCGTCCCTACAATACCCATTGCCGTAACTTTATCCCCTTTCTTTAAGGAGGTGCGTTTTTGCTCAAGATTTTTTCTCCGTTTTTGCTCCGGTCTCCATAGGATAAAATAAAAGAATAAAAGAGCTACAACCACCATGATGATGGTTTGAGTGATGTTTTGTTTGCCTTCTGCAGCGCCTTGAGTTGCATCAGCAACAAATGGTAGAAAATACATTGGATTATCCTTGATCGTCTGAATTTTAGAATTAACTCCGATTATAACAATGTCTTGTATTTTAATCTCGACTTTGTACATTTTTTCGGATGCGAGTTTTGCAAGATTTTGACATACAATCGGTTACCAATTCCTGCAATCGGCTTGAACATGCCATTACAGGAATTGGTAACTCACCTTACGCAAAAATGAGGGTTCAGAGAGTGGGGCAAAGCCGGATCAAAATGAAGTGGTCCGAATGAGGAGGGCAATATTTTCAACATGCATCGTATGAGGGAATTGATCGATAGGCTGCAAAGCAATCAGCTCATAGTTAGGTAAGAGGCTCTCTAAGTCTTGACGTTGAGACTGAGGGTTGCAGGAGATGTAGAGCAATTTTTTAGGGCCCAGCGCAAGGATTTGCTCAATCACAACCAGACCTAAACCGTTACGGGGAGGATCCACGACAATCACATCGACTTGATTGTGGATCGACCGGAGCGATGTCTCAACATCGCCGTCCAATGCAACCATATTATGGACATTGTTGATTTCGTGATTGATCTTGGCATCTTGTGCCGCTTGCTCAACAATTTCAATTGCAATGATCTCTTTTGCAAAAGGGCTGAGCCCCATGCCGATTGTTCCAACGCCTGAATAGAGATCGAGAATCGTCTCATCCCCCCTTAAATCGAGGAGCTTTAATGCTTTTTGCACGATTTTTTCAGCTTGAGCAGTATTGGGTTGTAAAAAAGAATAGGGAGAAGCCATCAGGCGAAATAGCTTTGATTGCCCGTTGAAATTCACGGTGAAGTGCTCTTCAAAGCGCTCTTCCCCAAGTAAATGAATCAATTCAAAGCGGGTAGACTCACCTTTTTTTGTGTGTTGGATATTTAAAAAGAGAGAAAGAGAAAAGGGCTTGAGCTTTTCAATCAGATTCTTTTCATCTGCCGGATGAAGGCGTGAGGAGAGTGTTAACATCACTTGCATTGCAAGCGTTTGCCGGGAGGCCCGAATCGTGAGCGTGCGCAACTGGCCTTCCCCTCTTGTTGCAGCAAAAGCGGGGCAATCTGACGCATCCCACCAGGCCTTGACCGCATCGAGAACGTCAAGCGTCTTCTCAGAGCAAATATGACATGCCTCGAGGTTCATTACCCGCCCTTTTGTCCCCCATTCAATAAGCCCTAAAAAGCGATTGCCCTCTCGATCTTGTGAAAAGGTAAACTCCATCTTGTTGCGATAACGCCAAGGCGTGTCACAGGGAATGATTGGCTGCACTCGATGCGGCGCAAAGAGCTTCTCAAGCCGTTTTTGCTTGAGGATGAGTTGATCTGAATAGTTGAGGTGCTGTAAACGGCATCCGCCACATTGGGCGGCATGAGGACACGGCGCACTGCAGCGCTGCGGAGATCTATCTAGAAGCTCAACCAATTTGCCGATAAACTGCTTGCGCCTCCGGCCCACGACGCGCAATCTGACGCGCTCATTTTCACAGGTACCGGAAACGTGGCACTCATATTTTCCACGCAAAAAGCATACCCCATCCCCCTTTGAAGAGATGCTCTCAATTGTTTCAGTGACTTCGCCTTCGATTTTTCGCATGCAAAGAGCATACTTTAAAACCGAATAAAAAAATAGGAGATATCAACTCAATGCTATCTCCTACAAAGATCGGTTATTCGAGATATGCAGTCTCATATAACGGTCATTATTGTATCGAATTAAAAGAATGTTTTAATTCGACTTAAGATTAACGTCTTCTAGATGTCTTTTTTCTAGAAGTTGTTTTTTTAGCTGTTTTTGTGCGTGTTGCCCTCTTTTTGACGGGTGCTTTTTTCTTAGCTGCCGCTTGAACTTTTGGTGCAACTTTTGCCTTTGGAGCAACTGCTTTCGCTTTAGTTTTTGCTTTTGCTTTTGTTGCAGACGCCGGTTTATCAGTCACTTTCGTTTTAACCTCTTTTGCTCCGCCTGATTTTTCCCATTTAATTGATTCTCTTCTATAAAGTTTTCCAACTTTTTCTAAACGGATAGAGTTAGTGCGAACGCGTTGAGAAGCCGCTTTGTTCCCTTTAACTGCCTTTTCAATATCGTTATTGATGCATGATAAATATTGCTTCATCTGATCAATCGTCTGTTGTAGTGCCATGATGACTCCTTGAATGGTTATTTTGTGGTCTACATTTATTGAAATATTGTGTTTGTTTATATCTTTTCAATAATTTTTTAAAAAAAATTTAATTACATCATTATTTAAAAACAGAAAACAAACGAAAAAAGCATTTCCCAGGTAAGCCAAAGAAGCTTTTAGCCCCTCAACCAAAAGATGAAATAAATGCTGTACAATTTAAAAATTAGTGGTAAATTCCTCAGAAAAAATCCCAATAAAAGGATCCTACTTATGACACGCGATCTGTTTGTGATGATTAATGGACAAGAAGTTCACTCAGACAATGCTGTGATCTCAATCTTTGATTTGGGGCTGACGCGCGGATATGGGGCCTTTGAGCTCCTTCGCACCTATGGAGAAAAGCCTTTTAAGCTGGAAAAACACATTAAGCGCTTAAACTATTCGGCGCAAGTTTTAGAAATTCCTTTTAAAATATCTGCTGAAGACATTGAAAAGAGCGTTCACTGTTTGCTCCAAAAACGTTCCGGAAAAGAATCTGTCATCCGATTGGTTTTAACGGGTGGCCTCTCCTCTCAGAGGCTCATGCCGGAAGATAATCCCACCTTAATTATCGCTGTCTATTCAGTGGAAGAAATGACACCTGAAGTCTACCGGAGTGGATTTAAAATCATGACAACGGACACGCTACGCAGTTTACCTGAAATCAAATCGACCTATTACGCCCTCGCCATTTTGGCCATGAAAAAAGCGCATCGAGAAGGCTTTGACGATATTGTCTATTATTTACCCGACGGGCGAGTCACCGAATCTTCAACAAGCAATCTATTCTTCATTAAAGACCAAACGCTTTATACACCCAAAGAACACTTGATGAAAGGAATCACGCGCGACGCCATTATCGAGTTAGTCTCGCCGTTTATGCAAGTCAAAGAATGCGATATCCATCGCGATCAGCTAAGGGAATTTGATGAAGCTTTTTTAACGAGCAGCGTCAAAGAAATCATTCCCATCGCTCAAATCGATGGCATCACTTACCGCTCATGCGATCAAAAGAGTCAAACGCGTCAAATCATGAAAGCCTACCGGGACCTCGTCTATCATGGACTTTCATCAATGGGTTTGAGCGATGATCACATCGCGAGCCGTCGGCTGAGTGAGTCGCCCTCTTTGACGCTTTAACACTTCATTGTTATTCTCTTCATTTAAAGAAAAGGCGCTCCTGAAGTTAAAGACGTCCCATAACGTCATAGCCTGATATGATAGCGGTTCTTCATCAATTTGATAAAAGAGCTGTGATACCGCGGTGTTGAGGATATTGAAGACCACTTGTCCCTTAAGTTCCGTAAATTTATAGTAGACGGTATAGGGAGGCGCATATCTGCCATATGGGTAATAAACAAACTCGCGATCATTGGCATCTTCGATCCCTTTACTTCCCGAAAATCTCACGCCGTTGAGTAGTCCTTGAATGGAATTACTTGTAAACTGCGCGGTGTAAATTTTAAGAGGGGCATTGGAACATGAAACGCTCGTATCGGGAGCGCTATGAAATCCACCACTTCCGTACTCATAAGGAACGGGAAATAGGCTATCGCAAATAACGGTAATAGGAATATTTGAAGGCGTTTGCAAATAGGAATTGCCTTCTAAATAGACACTCACACCTGCATTTAATTGCATATATCCACTGCCACCGGTGTTAATTTTTACATAGTTTCCGTCTCTGATAAAAATATTATTCGTAAAGGCATTGAGAATCATATAATTGTAAGAAGAAATATCCGAATAACTATTTCCTGAGCTGATATAGATATCTCCTTGATGTGCACTGATTTCAGTCACGCCGCGTGAAGTGACAAAAACTTGTTGTCCATTATTGGTGCCAAGCGTTGTAAATTGAAAATCTCCACCGGCATTGGCTCGAATATTTCCTTCCACTTGAGTGGAGATGCCCGCAGAAGAAGTGGTGCCGGTTCCCCCTGTGATCGTCAAATGCTGATCTTTGCCAAAAGCTTCGATATCGATGTTTCCACTCACTTCCGTCGTTATTTCCGCACTGGAAGAGGTTCCGGTTCCCCCTAATATATTGCAGCCTGCACGCACTTTAATATCAGCCCCGGTTCCACTTGTCTTTAATGATGCGTCAGACAGCGTTCCGGATCCCCCTTGGATGGTCAAAGTGTCTGCATTAAGGCTAATATCTCCATTGGCGTTTGAGCTCATAATATAGGCCAAATTACTTCCCGTTCCGGAGCCCCCGTTGATGTTGACATTACCTGAAGTTGAAATCGTAATCGCACCTCCCACATCGATGTAGGCATCGGCATTTTTCCCCGTTGTGACTGTCCCTCCCGTTAATTGGACATCCCCACTCACATCAATACTCAAAGCTCCATCACCTAAAATGGAAATATCCGCATAGGATACCGTCCCCGAACCACCGACTAAATTAACACTTTGTGCAGGTAATGCCGTATATTGAATGGAAATATCCGAATTCCCTTCGGCAATGATTTCCGCTACCGAATCTGCACCGATTCCCCCGGTGACTGATAAACCGGCATTGATTGTAATATCGCTATTATTCCCAAGTGTTTTGATATAGGAAGATGTTTGTCCTCCATCCCCCCCTATTAATTCAACGCTCGTTCCGGTGAGCGTTAAGGGATGACTATCCCCTGTTGTTTGTAAATAAACGTCTTGATTTCCCGTTCCGGTTCCCATTGCCGACAAATAAAAGTTTGTTGCTGCAATGGATTGAGAGCCATGACTCAAAATATATGTCGGACGTGATGCTGCACCGCTTCCCTCCGAGCCGTTTAAAATTAAGTCCCCACTTGTAGTTATCGTAATATTGCCGTTGTTTGTCGAAAGATACGCTTGAGCATTGGCTTCACTTGTCAGCGTGATATCCCCCGGTTTTTCAACAGTCATAGAACCTGAACCTTGAACACTCAAATAGGCCTTACCGCTTCCTGTTGCCGCACCATAAAGGGCCATCTCTCCCGTTCCCGAAAATGAAATGGGCGCATTAGATCCCAGTGTCGTAATATAAGCATCTGAAGCATTGCCCGCCGTGAGCGTGATACTGCCTAAACGTCCGCCAATCAATGAATTATTTCCCGTTGTTTGAATATAGGCCTTTGCGTTATTAGATCCACTTGAGCCCGCCGTTATATTCAATGCACTTGTATTTGCATCAAACGTAATCGGTGAATCATCACTATCTGTGACAATATAGGCACCGGAAGTACTCGTTACGCTACCCCCTCCCTGCAGAGTCACCGCGCCATTGGAAAAATTAATCGCACCGGGATTTTGACTTGTTGCGATCACTACGGAATTATCCCCCCCACTAGCCCCTCCGGTAAGGCTAATGGATCCAACGATTTGAATTAATCCCTTATTGCCAAGAGTGGCATATCCGACATCCGTACTTGTCCCTCCTTGTAGGATATGTGATGTCCCCTGAATAATCAGAAGACCTGCATTCAACGGTTCAATAAAAACGGAGACATCCTGATCTCCCGAGCCCCCATACATTTCTAAATTACCCGTTAGGATCATTTGACCATCGATTGTTGCTATCCAAGATCTAGCCGCCTGTGATGAAGCTCCTCCATTAAGGACAATGGATTCAGATGTGATATTAACATGCCCCCCGGTTGATTCATTAGAGATATACGCATCGGCTTCAAGCGGATTCAGCTCAACGGCTTGAAATGCTTTTTGATTTCCGATGTTAATATCTCCATCGGAGGTGATAACATAGGCTTCTCCGGTCTCCCCGGGCGCTGCACTCAACGTAATACCCGATGCAATATGTATATACCCGTTATCTGTAATGGGGTTGATATTGATATCGCCCTTAGCACTGATCTGAACATCCTGATTATTGGGAGTTGTCAGCATTAAATCATCTGTTGCAATATTGATATTTCCGAGCGTCGCAAATAATCCGAATTGCTCATATCCTCCACTTGAAGTGGCCGCATCAATCAATAACGTGTTATTCGCCGTCAAAGAGATATCCCCTTCATCTGAAATCACATAATTAAATGTTGGAATGGTCAAATCCATTGTAATATTATTTTGAGCCTCCATTACGATATCGGCTTGTGTTCGAATCGGACTGGCAATATGGATATTATTATCGGCTCGCATGGTTAACGTATTCGATCCGATATAAATATAATCAATGCCTAATGTAATATTGCCTTGCTCTCCATAGGGGGTATTCGTAATAGACGTATCGATGATCACATTGGCCGAGTCAAGTAAACTTTGGATTTGATCGGGGTCAAGTTCAACACTTGCTGAGTTAAATACAAATTCAGTGCCATCCGGTGTCGATCGTGTTGGGACGATATTCCCCGTATTTGTAATTGTCACATTGCTGGGATCAATGCAAACGGTGCCGGCAACTCCATTAGGAGCGCTTAAATCTGTTTTTCCCCTTGGAATGGGATGAGAAAAAGATGAAATCTCGTAAAAACCGCCATCCCCACCGTCGCTTCCTCCACGGGCTGAAACACGCGCGTCATTGACGCAATATTCATTCCCCCATAAATAAATGGACCCCCCATTGCCATTGCTCTTTGCATCGGCTATCAGATGGGAGTCTCGATCAAGCCATATCGCACGCGCTTTTTGGACATCAAAGCGATTCTCATAGTCTCGCCCCATTTGAATCAGGCCATCGCCCTTTTCACCGGATACGTCAATGGTCGCATGATGCGCTTCCATTTTATTGCCGAAAAGATGGATTTCTCCTCCCTTTCCATCCCTATGATGGGCCTTCATATTCCCTTCAATGACAATGCGGCCGTCACCCGCATCACAAAAAATCATGCTATCCAGCTCATCAATCGATATGACTTCCGTATTCCCGGATAAATTCATCGCAAGTGCATAGACATTGCCATCTACACTCACTTGATGCTGAACTGCTTCAACAACTCCCGCATGGCTAAAGCCGCAATCGAGTTTTTCATCCTCTTCCACATGGATCTTTTTTTTCACATAGATGCGTTGAGATGCATCGGGTTGAAAATAAACTTCCATGCCGGCTCCGCAATTCACGCTCCCTTTAGGAGCCGACAGAGATCCTTGATTATCAATTTGCATGGCAACGAATGTAATATCTTTATTTCTAGCTTTAACTTGGCCCTGATTGATGATCGCCGCTTTTGACTCGCCACTGAGCAGCATCTGTTTTCCCTCTAAAAACATTTGATTGGGCATATCGAGGGTGGAGGCGAAAAAACCTCCTACATCAATCACCCCGCTTTTGGAAATAACAATCCCTTGAGGATTGATGAGGAATACATTCCCGTTTGATTGCAAAACGCCGTCAATTACGCTTTTGTGATGGCCCACCACCCGATTTAAAAGAGATGAATGGTGATCGGGCAAACAGAATCGCGCCGTTTCTCCGGGCCCAATAGAAAAATTTTCCCAATGAATAATGCTATTGTGATCGGCATTGACAATGAGCTCAGCTCCATTATTTTTAAAAACGGCATGGCCGTGCATCACTTGGGGTATTGAGGGATTCCCCCAGAGAGCACTGCAACTTAAAATGAGCAAACTCAACTGCTTTTTCATTTTAAAAACTCGCCATTGCCATAAAATGTACCATCGCAGGTCCACCGCCATAAAGGCTCGGATCGCGTTTGATCTTAATTCCAACATCAGCTCTTAAGAAAAGATAAGCCCCGATTTGATAGCGAAGCCCCGGACCCGCACCAAATAAAAACTGCGTTTTGGGAGCCATCACGAGACTGTTAATTCCCTCATAGTCAAACATGTCATTTTTTACCCAAGTGCGTCCATAATCACAAAACAAAACCAGCTGCCATAAATCTTCTACAAGTACGCCTTCTTTTGAAGCTCTTGGCTTTATGATCC
This window of the Simkaniaceae bacterium genome carries:
- the yajC gene encoding preprotein translocase subunit YajC, which translates into the protein MYFLPFVADATQGAAEGKQNITQTIIMVVVALLFFYFILWRPEQKRRKNLEQKRTSLKKGDKVTAMGIVGTITKVNTDTVVISSCDETKIEVLKQAVTDIITPAQEAKATGSAEAESK
- the rlmD gene encoding 23S rRNA (uracil(1939)-C(5))-methyltransferase RlmD; amino-acid sequence: MRKIEGEVTETIESISSKGDGVCFLRGKYECHVSGTCENERVRLRVVGRRRKQFIGKLVELLDRSPQRCSAPCPHAAQCGGCRLQHLNYSDQLILKQKRLEKLFAPHRVQPIIPCDTPWRYRNKMEFTFSQDREGNRFLGLIEWGTKGRVMNLEACHICSEKTLDVLDAVKAWWDASDCPAFAATRGEGQLRTLTIRASRQTLAMQVMLTLSSRLHPADEKNLIEKLKPFSLSLFLNIQHTKKGESTRFELIHLLGEERFEEHFTVNFNGQSKLFRLMASPYSFLQPNTAQAEKIVQKALKLLDLRGDETILDLYSGVGTIGMGLSPFAKEIIAIEIVEQAAQDAKINHEINNVHNMVALDGDVETSLRSIHNQVDVIVVDPPRNGLGLVVIEQILALGPKKLLYISCNPQSQRQDLESLLPNYELIALQPIDQFPHTMHVENIALLIRTTSF
- a CDS encoding histone; this encodes MALQQTIDQMKQYLSCINNDIEKAVKGNKAASQRVRTNSIRLEKVGKLYRRESIKWEKSGGAKEVKTKVTDKPASATKAKAKTKAKAVAPKAKVAPKVQAAAKKKAPVKKRATRTKTAKKTTSRKKTSRRR
- a CDS encoding aminotransferase class IV, producing the protein MTRDLFVMINGQEVHSDNAVISIFDLGLTRGYGAFELLRTYGEKPFKLEKHIKRLNYSAQVLEIPFKISAEDIEKSVHCLLQKRSGKESVIRLVLTGGLSSQRLMPEDNPTLIIAVYSVEEMTPEVYRSGFKIMTTDTLRSLPEIKSTYYALAILAMKKAHREGFDDIVYYLPDGRVTESSTSNLFFIKDQTLYTPKEHLMKGITRDAIIELVSPFMQVKECDIHRDQLREFDEAFLTSSVKEIIPIAQIDGITYRSCDQKSQTRQIMKAYRDLVYHGLSSMGLSDDHIASRRLSESPSLTL
- a CDS encoding filamentous hemagglutinin N-terminal domain-containing protein is translated as MKKQLSLLILSCSALWGNPSIPQVMHGHAVFKNNGAELIVNADHNSIIHWENFSIGPGETARFCLPDHHSSLLNRVVGHHKSVIDGVLQSNGNVFLINPQGIVISKSGVIDVGGFFASTLDMPNQMFLEGKQMLLSGESKAAIINQGQVKARNKDITFVAMQIDNQGSLSAPKGSVNCGAGMEVYFQPDASQRIYVKKKIHVEEDEKLDCGFSHAGVVEAVQHQVSVDGNVYALAMNLSGNTEVISIDELDSMIFCDAGDGRIVIEGNMKAHHRDGKGGEIHLFGNKMEAHHATIDVSGEKGDGLIQMGRDYENRFDVQKARAIWLDRDSHLIADAKSNGNGGSIYLWGNEYCVNDARVSARGGSDGGDGGFYEISSFSHPIPRGKTDLSAPNGVAGTVCIDPSNVTITNTGNIVPTRSTPDGTEFVFNSASVELDPDQIQSLLDSANVIIDTSITNTPYGEQGNITLGIDYIYIGSNTLTMRADNNIHIASPIRTQADIVMEAQNNITMDLTIPTFNYVISDEGDISLTANNTLLIDAATSSGGYEQFGLFATLGNINIATDDLMLTTPNNQDVQISAKGDININPITDNGYIHIASGITLSAAPGETGEAYVITSDGDINIGNQKAFQAVELNPLEADAYISNESTGGHVNITSESIVLNGGASSQAARSWIATIDGQMILTGNLEMYGGSGDQDVSVFIEPLNAGLLIIQGTSHILQGGTSTDVGYATLGNKGLIQIVGSISLTGGASGGDNSVVIATSQNPGAINFSNGAVTLQGGGSVTSTSGAYIVTDSDDSPITFDANTSALNITAGSSGSNNAKAYIQTTGNNSLIGGRLGSITLTAGNASDAYITTLGSNAPISFSGTGEMALYGAATGSGKAYLSVQGSGSMTVEKPGDITLTSEANAQAYLSTNNGNITITTSGDLILNGSEGSGAASRPTYILSHGSQSIAATNFYLSAMGTGTGNQDVYLQTTGDSHPLTLTGTSVELIGGDGGQTSSYIKTLGNNSDITINAGLSVTGGIGADSVAEIIAEGNSDISIQYTALPAQSVNLVGGSGTVSYADISILGDGALSIDVSGDVQLTGGTVTTGKNADAYIDVGGAITISTSGNVNINGGSGTGSNLAYIMSSNANGDISLNADTLTIQGGSGTLSDASLKTSGTGADIKVRAGCNILGGTGTSSSAEITTEVSGNIDIEAFGKDQHLTITGGTGTTSSAGISTQVEGNIRANAGGDFQFTTLGTNNGQQVFVTSRGVTEISAHQGDIYISSGNSYSDISSYNYMILNAFTNNIFIRDGNYVKINTGGSGYMQLNAGVSVYLEGNSYLQTPSNIPITVICDSLFPVPYEYGSGGFHSAPDTSVSCSNAPLKIYTAQFTSNSIQGLLNGVRFSGSKGIEDANDREFVYYPYGRYAPPYTVYYKFTELKGQVVFNILNTAVSQLFYQIDEEPLSYQAMTLWDVFNFRSAFSLNEENNNEVLKRQRGRLTQPTARDVIIAQTH